From Halotia branconii CENA392, the proteins below share one genomic window:
- a CDS encoding COP23 domain-containing protein, with translation MSSQLLKFVSLSCLGLSLSLGNSVAFAQYDSSSDGVVVPTVPSGSSTGTSIPIDTSTNPSTSPNVNSGTRFFCQSYNGQYTVMYQPQSQPGQYFPWATPAALGGGWDPLKRCETIASRLESYRPDGLQELQTGVLNNENVVCVTTEADPSCRLVLTVPRGKDAYVVRNSVFQNLVSADNGQQTIAVNTYRNGGKGGVDELYNLGRTLLGSGNNRATSSRSGINLKPYLDPQDGGSLRKKVPNRVPTRLNPGNFR, from the coding sequence ATGTCATCACAACTGCTGAAGTTTGTGTCCTTAAGCTGTCTTGGTTTATCCCTATCTTTGGGTAACTCTGTAGCTTTTGCCCAATATGACTCTAGTAGCGATGGTGTTGTTGTACCAACTGTACCATCAGGTTCATCAACAGGCACATCAATACCCATAGATACTTCCACAAACCCATCCACTTCACCCAACGTTAACAGCGGTACTCGGTTTTTCTGTCAATCTTACAACGGTCAATATACCGTCATGTATCAGCCCCAAAGTCAACCAGGACAATACTTTCCTTGGGCGACTCCTGCGGCTTTAGGTGGTGGCTGGGACCCACTAAAACGCTGTGAAACAATTGCTAGTCGTTTAGAATCATATCGCCCAGATGGCTTACAAGAACTTCAAACAGGCGTATTGAATAACGAGAATGTTGTCTGCGTCACAACTGAGGCTGATCCTTCCTGTCGGCTTGTCTTGACAGTACCCCGTGGTAAGGACGCTTATGTTGTACGTAATAGCGTTTTCCAAAACTTAGTTTCTGCTGATAACGGACAACAGACCATAGCCGTTAATACTTATAGAAATGGTGGTAAGGGAGGAGTAGACGAATTATACAACTTAGGTCGCACACTTTTGGGTAGTGGCAATAATCGCGCTACATCATCTAGAAGTGGGATTAATCTTAAACCTTACCTCGATCCTCAAGATGGCGGTAGCTTGCGAAAGAAAGTTCCTAATAGAGTTCCTACCCGCCTTAACCCTGGTAACTTCCGCTAA
- a CDS encoding M48 family metalloprotease codes for MKRTKKSLLLALSWLLLSVGTTILIILTQPIAPVPAQEPASSTIETPSTPNLETPAEKLQDALQRSSTPEATTDPNQPTPTPEATVTPSPEATTDPNQPTPTPEATDSEKSDSAQEPTLTPEEITRQLKLIEADKLYLAGQIAEAEKLYREAKRPFTKIIPPPARKAAILDPAQLSPAGKVYWREAEAGIATKLQTRTLVPLQLLVDQYPEFIPGNIRYAEVLKQYNRPKEALEVLERATSLYPNQPELIKARVTALAEAKKWMEASLAARQFAILNPKDPQAPEFTNLAQTNLKRYKSHVREEIRGNALANIITGALGYAVTGSLLGPFSALDSTILLLQGEESVGESVAKQAKKQLEVIIDDQIVGYVNEIGQKLAKVAGRDEFKYEFFVIPEEDLNAFALPGGKVFINAGAIAKANSEAELAGLIGHELSHVVLSHGFQLVTQGNLISNVTQYLPLGGTVGQLFGLSYSRDMERQADTLGTRLIVASGYAADGLRNLMVTLEKQKKYSPPTWLSSHPGGNERVSYIENLITRGGYNRYAYEGVAHHAEIKARVKQLLKEKKEREEKKQDS; via the coding sequence ATGAAACGAACCAAGAAGTCTCTGCTGCTAGCCTTGAGTTGGTTATTGCTTTCAGTTGGTACAACGATTTTAATTATCTTGACACAACCGATCGCACCCGTTCCAGCACAAGAACCTGCCTCTAGCACTATTGAAACTCCAAGCACACCCAATCTGGAAACCCCAGCAGAAAAGCTACAAGATGCGCTGCAACGTTCATCCACCCCAGAAGCCACAACAGATCCCAACCAACCTACGCCTACCCCAGAAGCAACGGTAACTCCCAGTCCCGAAGCCACAACAGATCCCAACCAACCTACACCTACTCCCGAAGCCACTGATTCTGAAAAATCAGATTCGGCACAAGAACCTACACTTACTCCTGAAGAAATCACCCGTCAGCTAAAACTGATAGAAGCAGATAAGCTTTATTTAGCAGGACAAATTGCAGAAGCAGAAAAACTATATCGAGAAGCCAAAAGACCCTTTACAAAAATAATTCCGCCTCCAGCGCGCAAAGCAGCAATACTTGATCCAGCACAACTATCCCCAGCAGGTAAAGTTTATTGGCGGGAAGCAGAAGCGGGAATTGCGACTAAACTGCAAACTCGAACTTTAGTACCATTACAATTATTAGTTGACCAATATCCAGAATTTATTCCTGGTAATATTCGCTATGCGGAAGTACTCAAACAATATAATCGCCCCAAGGAAGCATTAGAAGTATTAGAACGGGCAACTTCTCTATATCCTAATCAGCCAGAATTGATTAAAGCTAGAGTCACAGCTTTAGCTGAGGCGAAAAAATGGATGGAAGCTTCTTTAGCGGCGCGTCAGTTTGCTATTCTCAATCCTAAAGACCCACAAGCACCTGAGTTTACAAATTTAGCCCAAACAAATCTCAAACGCTACAAATCCCACGTCCGAGAAGAAATTAGAGGTAATGCTCTCGCTAACATTATCACAGGTGCATTAGGTTATGCCGTGACTGGCAGCCTTTTGGGGCCGTTTTCTGCCCTTGACTCTACTATTTTGCTGCTACAAGGTGAAGAATCTGTCGGTGAGTCGGTAGCAAAGCAAGCAAAAAAACAGTTAGAAGTAATTATAGACGACCAAATTGTCGGATACGTCAATGAAATCGGGCAAAAATTGGCGAAAGTAGCAGGACGGGATGAATTTAAATACGAATTTTTCGTGATTCCAGAAGAAGATCTTAACGCCTTTGCTTTGCCTGGAGGTAAAGTCTTTATTAATGCAGGTGCGATCGCTAAAGCTAATTCAGAAGCAGAATTAGCTGGGTTAATTGGTCATGAATTATCTCATGTGGTTTTATCCCACGGTTTTCAATTAGTTACTCAAGGGAACCTCATCTCTAACGTTACCCAGTATCTCCCCCTAGGTGGTACTGTTGGTCAACTTTTCGGATTAAGTTACAGCCGTGATATGGAACGTCAAGCAGATACCCTCGGCACTCGCTTAATTGTTGCTAGTGGCTATGCTGCTGATGGCTTGCGTAACTTAATGGTGACACTAGAAAAACAAAAAAAATATTCTCCTCCTACTTGGTTGTCTTCTCACCCAGGCGGTAATGAACGAGTTAGTTATATAGAAAATCTCATTACTCGTGGTGGCTACAACCGCTACGCTTATGAAGGAGTAGCCCATCATGCAGAGATTAAAGCTAGAGTAAAACAGCTACTCAAAGAAAAGAAAGAACGAGAGGAAAAAAAGCAGGATTCTTGA
- a CDS encoding sensor histidine kinase, producing MIQQLIKWSFPRKWIVIGFSLTLLFMGLVTFTSFKNTSEIQKSANQVQYTYQTLNTLTNFYAAMTVAESARRGYIFLGNKQDLKRYQNEIINMQSELKLLKNQIHPSLTQEQRFTQLDTLVNQRLALLEQSIQLYQKDQTQLQLQNNITDRSVKVRENILPVMADIKVEEQSYLQSSLQQSKYSIYLRILIEILGTILSLFVISSLCVILERQWIQREKIEILEFSLAQEKELGELKLRLFSMISHEFRTPLSVILLSSQLLREILQELVDETQLKNLSRIQSSAKLMNHLLTDILTLTRAEADQLDYKPQTINVENFCLNLIEEVQLFDTNQHLIKFMSDGQYFRANLDDKLLYCILSNLLLNAIKYSFDGGKIYLTLSFEQKAIIFQVIDEGIGIPLGEQEKIYEPFYRSQNVENIVGTGLGLTVVKKCVERHQGEIAVNSEAGVGTTFTVKIPQKI from the coding sequence ATGATTCAGCAATTGATAAAATGGTCTTTTCCTAGAAAATGGATTGTAATCGGATTTAGTTTAACTCTATTATTTATGGGATTAGTTACCTTTACTTCATTTAAAAATACAAGTGAAATTCAAAAGAGTGCTAATCAAGTCCAGTACACTTATCAAACTCTCAATACTTTAACGAATTTTTATGCGGCAATGACAGTTGCAGAATCAGCACGACGAGGGTATATCTTTTTAGGCAATAAACAAGATCTCAAGCGTTATCAAAATGAAATCATCAATATGCAATCTGAATTAAAGCTGTTAAAAAATCAGATACATCCTAGTTTGACTCAGGAACAGCGATTCACACAATTGGATACATTAGTTAATCAGAGGCTAGCTCTTTTGGAGCAATCAATACAACTTTATCAAAAAGATCAAACACAATTACAACTGCAAAACAATATTACAGATCGCAGTGTTAAAGTTCGGGAAAATATTTTGCCTGTGATGGCAGATATTAAAGTTGAAGAACAAAGTTATTTACAAAGTTCTCTACAGCAATCTAAATATAGTATTTATTTAAGAATTTTAATAGAAATATTGGGAACAATTTTAAGTCTTTTTGTAATTTCTAGTTTATGTGTAATACTTGAGCGTCAGTGGATACAACGTGAAAAAATTGAAATTTTAGAGTTTTCTCTTGCTCAAGAAAAAGAATTAGGTGAACTGAAGTTGCGTCTATTTTCTATGATTTCTCATGAATTTCGTACACCTTTAAGTGTGATTTTGCTTTCATCACAATTATTACGAGAGATTCTGCAAGAATTAGTGGATGAAACACAACTAAAAAATCTTTCTCGGATTCAATCTTCAGCTAAGTTAATGAATCATCTATTAACAGATATATTAACTTTAACTAGAGCAGAAGCAGATCAGTTAGATTATAAACCCCAAACTATAAATGTAGAAAACTTTTGTTTAAATTTGATAGAAGAAGTGCAATTATTTGACACAAATCAACATTTGATCAAATTTATGAGTGATGGGCAATATTTTCGTGCAAATTTAGATGACAAACTTTTATATTGTATACTAAGCAACTTGCTATTAAATGCCATTAAATACTCATTTGATGGCGGAAAAATCTACTTAACTTTGAGCTTTGAACAAAAAGCGATAATTTTCCAGGTGATAGATGAAGGAATAGGTATTCCGCTAGGAGAACAAGAAAAAATATATGAGCCTTTTTATCGGAGTCAAAATGTTGAAAATATCGTTGGGACTGGACTGGGATTGACAGTTGTCAAAAAATGTGTAGAACGTCATCAAGGAGAAATTGCTGTAAATAGTGAAGCAGGAGTTGGAACCACATTTACTGTCAAAATTCCTCAAAAAATATAG
- a CDS encoding response regulator transcription factor, which yields MRILVVEDDTQLAEVLTEALSRRQYVVDVAKDGEAAWNSAESMKYDLVVLDVTLPKLDGIRFCQRLRTTGASNPAHRNCGAPVLMLTARDTVADKISGLDAGADDYVSKPFDLEELMARIRALLRRGSSATTVSLSWGKLHLNPSTYEATYNDFPLSLTPKEYAILELLVANGRRVLSRSSIIEQVWSVDDSPVEETVRSHIRCLRQKLRALDAPENFIETVHGLGYRLK from the coding sequence ATGCGAATTTTGGTAGTTGAAGATGACACTCAATTGGCAGAGGTATTAACAGAAGCTTTAAGCAGAAGGCAGTATGTAGTAGATGTTGCTAAAGATGGAGAAGCAGCCTGGAACTCAGCAGAGTCAATGAAATATGATTTGGTAGTGCTAGATGTGACATTACCAAAACTAGATGGTATCAGGTTTTGTCAACGCTTACGTACTACTGGAGCTAGTAATCCAGCACATCGCAACTGTGGCGCACCAGTGCTGATGTTAACAGCTCGTGATACTGTAGCTGATAAAATTTCTGGGTTGGATGCAGGAGCAGATGATTATGTGTCTAAGCCATTTGACTTAGAAGAGTTAATGGCTCGGATACGTGCTTTACTCAGGCGTGGTAGTTCGGCAACTACAGTGAGTTTATCTTGGGGAAAGTTACACTTAAATCCTAGTACTTATGAAGCTACTTACAACGATTTCCCTCTGTCATTAACTCCCAAAGAATATGCCATTTTAGAACTGCTGGTTGCCAATGGCAGAAGGGTATTAAGCCGTTCTAGTATTATTGAGCAAGTTTGGTCAGTAGACGATTCTCCAGTAGAAGAAACTGTGAGGTCTCACATTAGATGTCTTCGGCAAAAGCTGAGGGCTTTAGATGCGCCGGAAAATTTTATTGAAACAGTTCATGGACTAGGTTATCGCCTCAAATAG
- a CDS encoding DUF1611 domain-containing protein, with protein MRLPLNQRIAILLHEGVTGLHGKTGLSILRYSEAPIVAVIDRESAGKSLPKLTGIKRDVPIVASVVESLNYKPEVLVIGIAPSGGAVPDEYWLEIKNALEAGMSLVNGLHIPMANIPELNALLKSGQLIWDVRKEPSNINVASGIARTLPCRRVLTVGTDMAIGKMSTSLELHWAAKLRGWRSKFLATGQTGVMLEGDGVALDAVRVDFAAGAVEQIVMRYGKNYDILHIEGQGSLLHPGSTATLPLIRGSQPTQLVLAHRAGQTHNRNHPHVPIPTLPKVIQLYETVASAGGAFGIVPVVGIALNTAHLDEFTAQEAIAKTTAETGLPCTDPVRFDAGVLLDAVMKN; from the coding sequence GTGCGTCTGCCGCTTAATCAACGAATAGCAATTTTGCTGCATGAAGGAGTTACTGGGCTTCATGGCAAAACAGGGCTGTCAATTTTACGTTATAGTGAAGCGCCAATCGTGGCCGTAATTGATCGCGAATCTGCGGGCAAATCTTTACCGAAATTAACAGGTATCAAGCGTGATGTGCCAATTGTGGCATCTGTAGTAGAGTCCCTAAATTACAAACCAGAAGTCTTAGTAATTGGCATTGCCCCAAGTGGTGGTGCTGTCCCTGATGAGTACTGGCTAGAAATTAAAAATGCTCTAGAAGCTGGTATGTCTTTGGTAAACGGTTTACATATACCAATGGCAAACATACCGGAATTAAATGCACTGTTAAAATCTGGGCAATTAATTTGGGATGTACGCAAAGAACCTTCTAATATAAATGTTGCCAGTGGCATCGCCCGCACCTTGCCTTGTCGCCGAGTATTGACTGTAGGAACCGACATGGCCATTGGTAAAATGTCAACTAGTTTAGAGTTACATTGGGCTGCAAAATTGCGGGGCTGGCGTTCTAAATTTTTGGCGACAGGTCAAACTGGCGTGATGTTAGAAGGTGATGGTGTGGCATTGGATGCCGTGCGCGTTGACTTTGCCGCTGGTGCTGTAGAACAAATAGTGATGCGCTATGGCAAAAACTATGACATCTTGCACATTGAAGGACAAGGTTCACTATTACATCCGGGTTCCACAGCAACTTTACCCCTCATCCGTGGTTCTCAACCAACCCAACTAGTGTTAGCACATCGGGCGGGACAAACTCACAATCGCAATCATCCCCATGTACCAATACCAACTTTACCAAAAGTAATTCAGCTTTATGAGACTGTTGCTAGTGCAGGTGGAGCCTTTGGAATTGTGCCTGTGGTAGGTATAGCTCTAAATACTGCTCATTTAGATGAGTTTACAGCTCAAGAAGCGATCGCCAAAACAACCGCAGAAACCGGACTACCCTGTACTGACCCGGTACGCTTTGATGCTGGTGTGCTGTTAGATGCGGTGATGAAGAATTAG
- a CDS encoding dipeptide epimerase has product MQVEVKLFTVNKRFPLTISRGTTAQTTNVWVRILQDGLEGWGEASPFGVGNHSQSTDTIKNCLEQLAPVLQAFSPLQRQQVEQVLIKQQVPSSVRAALDIAMHDWLGKRVGLPLWQILGLDRHLIVPTSVTIGINSPAGARARARDWLQFIDVRLFKVKLGSPEGIDADRQMLLAVQEEAKNQECFVDANGGWSLADAIEMCNWLVDLGIKYVEQPLPRGQEQSLAKLKEESPLPIFVDESCFTSADIPDLANYVDGINIKLMKSGGLTEAMRMVHTARAYGLQVMFGCYSDSTLANTAAAQLAPLADYLDLDSHLNLIDDPFTGALIQEGKVLPNDLPGLGVQHSASAA; this is encoded by the coding sequence ATGCAAGTTGAAGTCAAGCTATTTACAGTTAACAAACGATTTCCTTTGACCATTAGTCGCGGTACAACGGCGCAGACAACGAATGTATGGGTGAGAATTTTGCAGGATGGTCTCGAAGGCTGGGGTGAAGCGTCGCCATTTGGGGTTGGCAATCATTCGCAATCCACTGATACAATCAAAAACTGCTTAGAGCAACTCGCGCCAGTCTTGCAAGCATTCAGTCCTTTGCAACGCCAGCAAGTTGAGCAAGTTTTAATCAAACAGCAGGTTCCATCTTCTGTGAGAGCAGCATTGGATATAGCAATGCATGACTGGCTAGGTAAACGTGTAGGCTTACCTCTGTGGCAAATTTTGGGACTTGATCGCCATCTCATAGTACCAACTTCTGTCACAATTGGGATTAATTCACCAGCAGGAGCCAGAGCAAGGGCGCGGGACTGGTTGCAATTTATTGATGTGCGTCTGTTTAAGGTCAAATTAGGCAGTCCAGAAGGCATAGATGCCGACCGCCAAATGCTATTAGCAGTACAAGAGGAAGCCAAAAACCAAGAATGTTTCGTGGATGCAAATGGGGGTTGGAGTTTGGCAGATGCGATTGAGATGTGTAATTGGCTCGTCGATTTAGGGATAAAGTATGTAGAACAGCCATTACCAAGGGGGCAAGAACAGAGTTTAGCAAAACTCAAAGAAGAATCTCCCCTACCGATATTTGTTGATGAAAGTTGCTTTACTAGCGCTGATATTCCCGATCTGGCAAACTATGTAGATGGCATCAATATCAAACTGATGAAATCGGGAGGACTAACCGAGGCCATGCGGATGGTACACACAGCAAGAGCCTACGGTTTACAAGTGATGTTCGGCTGTTATTCTGACAGCACCTTAGCGAATACAGCAGCGGCACAACTAGCGCCACTAGCTGATTATTTAGATTTAGATAGTCACCTTAACTTAATCGATGACCCCTTTACGGGTGCATTGATTCAAGAAGGAAAAGTTTTACCAAACGATTTACCAGGTTTGGGGGTACAACACAGTGCGTCTGCCGCTTAA
- a CDS encoding NUDIX hydrolase, protein MNNLKKWKILQSKMVLDNRWCQVRQDEIELPNGQIIDDFFVIVRPEIALILPITNQQEIVFVRQYRHGVGEILLELPAGGFDANREDAAIAAVRELQEETGYIAQKVTKLATLYDNPVKDTNKIHLFLAENVTKSGNQNLDITEEIEIVLIPIESVLDKIVQGEISVTGTITALFLGLKFIN, encoded by the coding sequence ATGAACAACTTAAAAAAATGGAAAATATTACAATCAAAAATGGTATTAGATAACCGTTGGTGTCAAGTCAGACAAGATGAAATAGAATTACCAAATGGTCAAATTATAGATGACTTTTTTGTAATTGTTAGACCAGAAATTGCCTTAATTTTACCAATTACCAATCAACAAGAGATTGTTTTTGTACGTCAATATAGACATGGAGTTGGTGAGATTTTATTAGAACTACCAGCGGGAGGTTTTGATGCCAATAGAGAAGATGCAGCGATCGCAGCAGTAAGAGAATTGCAAGAAGAGACTGGTTATATTGCCCAAAAAGTAACTAAATTAGCTACTTTATACGATAATCCTGTCAAAGATACTAACAAAATACATTTATTTTTAGCAGAAAACGTGACCAAATCTGGAAACCAAAACCTAGATATTACAGAAGAAATTGAAATTGTATTAATTCCTATAGAATCAGTGTTAGATAAAATTGTTCAAGGTGAAATTTCTGTAACAGGAACTATCACAGCTCTATTTTTAGGTTTAAAATTTATTAATTAA
- a CDS encoding IMS domain-containing protein: MRIPLDYYRILGLPLAASNEQLRQAYSDRIVQLPRREYSQSAISSRKQLIEEAYVVLSNPKERSSYDQLYLAHAYDPDGKARVALGDHAQSNHGDPDTQNLSIEISPQELVGALLILQELGEYELVLKLGHNYLANQNGAAVANIGNNLVNEEFLESTESPDIVLTVALACLELGREQWQQGNYENAAVSLETGQEMLARGGVFASVQAEMQADLYKLRPYRILELLALPLEKTAERRQGLELLQSILSDRGGIDGNGSDASGLNIDDFLRFIQQLRNHLTVAEQHKLFEAESKRPSAVATYLAVYALIARGFTQRQPALIRQAKQMLIHLGKRQDVHLEQSLCALLLGQTEEATRVLELSQEYEALVFIREKSQDSPDLLPGLCLYTEQWLQHEVFPHFRDLTRQQASLKDYFANQQVQAYLEGLPTDAETTHEWAVINRQSFSQPQTNHLRQRSHPSGVAQQVHHSRTSDPNLSETINYKKPEYANTSLNIPSTASARPEIPMTPLSTAERTTKATNPNLNGSARTSPPRQVKKRRRRKVSQPTPSGQRRTFANTLEGKTRLVWTVFASLVGILVFWLLVSTTFGWLKNLFYPAPSLQGKQLFVQLNEPPINIPDSNSKLQSPEGTLSEETAKEVIETWLSTKAAALGVNHEVDGLQDILTGSALSQWRLIAQQERAANRYRQYNHTVKVEYINKAEIYPDRAVVVATVKELTQFYENSQLKKSSDETLRVRYDFIRQQGVWRIQNMAVVY, encoded by the coding sequence GTGCGAATTCCGCTAGATTACTACCGAATTTTAGGACTACCGTTAGCGGCAAGTAATGAACAGTTGCGGCAAGCATACAGCGATCGCATTGTACAATTGCCGCGACGAGAGTATTCTCAATCAGCAATTTCTTCTCGCAAACAACTTATAGAAGAAGCTTACGTGGTTTTATCAAATCCTAAAGAACGTAGCAGTTACGACCAGCTTTATCTGGCTCACGCCTATGACCCTGATGGTAAGGCTAGAGTAGCATTGGGCGATCATGCCCAAAGTAACCACGGTGATCCTGATACTCAAAATCTCAGTATTGAAATTTCTCCACAAGAATTAGTTGGTGCTTTATTAATTCTGCAAGAATTAGGAGAATACGAACTTGTACTGAAACTAGGTCATAACTACCTAGCAAATCAAAATGGCGCAGCAGTTGCCAATATAGGCAATAATCTGGTAAATGAAGAATTTCTGGAAAGTACAGAAAGTCCAGATATTGTCTTGACTGTTGCTCTGGCTTGCTTAGAATTAGGTCGTGAACAATGGCAGCAAGGTAACTACGAAAATGCTGCCGTGTCCTTGGAAACTGGACAAGAAATGCTAGCTCGTGGCGGCGTGTTTGCCAGTGTACAGGCAGAGATGCAAGCTGATCTTTACAAATTGCGGCCGTACCGGATTTTAGAATTACTAGCACTACCTCTCGAAAAAACAGCCGAACGCCGCCAAGGTCTGGAATTATTGCAAAGTATTTTAAGCGATCGCGGTGGAATTGATGGTAATGGTAGTGATGCATCAGGTTTAAACATAGATGATTTTCTGCGATTTATTCAACAATTACGCAATCACCTCACAGTCGCAGAACAGCACAAACTCTTTGAAGCCGAAAGCAAGCGTCCTTCTGCTGTTGCTACGTACTTAGCTGTTTACGCCCTAATAGCGCGAGGATTTACCCAACGTCAACCAGCTTTAATTCGTCAAGCAAAGCAAATGCTGATACATTTGGGTAAACGCCAAGATGTACATTTAGAACAGTCGCTATGTGCGCTACTACTAGGTCAAACCGAAGAAGCAACCCGTGTTTTAGAACTAAGTCAAGAATACGAAGCCTTAGTTTTTATTCGAGAAAAATCCCAAGACTCTCCAGATTTGCTACCGGGACTATGTTTATATACAGAACAGTGGTTACAACATGAAGTGTTTCCCCACTTTCGAGATTTAACTAGACAACAAGCTTCGCTGAAAGATTACTTTGCCAACCAACAAGTACAAGCTTATTTAGAAGGCTTACCTACGGATGCAGAAACTACTCATGAATGGGCTGTAATTAACCGTCAGTCTTTTTCTCAACCACAAACAAATCACTTACGTCAGCGCAGTCATCCTAGTGGTGTTGCTCAACAAGTTCATCATAGTAGAACATCCGACCCAAATTTATCGGAAACAATTAATTACAAAAAACCGGAGTATGCCAATACTTCATTAAATATTCCATCTACTGCAAGTGCAAGACCAGAAATACCGATGACACCGCTTTCTACTGCTGAACGCACAACGAAAGCAACTAACCCTAACTTGAACGGTTCAGCAAGAACCTCTCCACCCCGTCAAGTCAAAAAGCGTAGGAGGCGTAAAGTTAGTCAGCCTACACCATCGGGGCAACGGCGAACCTTTGCCAATACCCTAGAAGGTAAAACACGATTAGTTTGGACAGTATTTGCTTCATTGGTAGGTATATTAGTATTTTGGCTGTTAGTTTCCACAACTTTTGGATGGTTAAAAAATCTGTTTTACCCTGCACCATCTTTACAAGGGAAACAATTATTTGTCCAACTTAATGAACCACCAATTAATATTCCTGACAGCAACAGTAAATTACAATCACCAGAAGGAACTCTAAGCGAGGAGACTGCAAAAGAAGTTATTGAAACTTGGCTATCTACTAAAGCTGCGGCTTTAGGAGTAAATCATGAAGTAGATGGTTTACAAGATATTTTAACTGGTTCAGCTTTATCTCAGTGGCGGTTGATTGCCCAGCAAGAAAGAGCAGCAAATCGCTATCGACAGTATAATCACACTGTTAAGGTGGAATATATTAATAAAGCTGAGATTTACCCAGACCGCGCAGTAGTGGTAGCTACGGTTAAGGAATTAACACAGTTTTATGAAAACAGTCAACTGAAAAAATCTTCTGATGAAACTTTGCGTGTCCGATATGATTTCATTCGACAACAAGGGGTGTGGCGTATTCAGAATATGGCAGTTGTTTATTAA
- the pdhA gene encoding pyruvate dehydrogenase (acetyl-transferring) E1 component subunit alpha encodes MVQERTLPTYNTATTQITKEEGLRLYEDMTLGRFFEDKCAEMYYRGKMFGFVHLYNGQEAVSTGVIQAMRPGEDFVSSTYRDHVHALSAGVPAKEVMAELFGKATGCSKGRGGSMHMFSKEHGLLGGYAFVAEGIPVAAGAAFQSKYRREVLKDANADQVTACFFGDGAANNGQFFETLNMAALWKLPILFVVENNKWAIGMSHERATSQPEIYKKASVFNMVGVEVDGMDVLAVRAVAQEAVARARAGEGPTLIEALTYRFRGHSLADPDELRSKTEKEFWFSRDPIKKLAAYLLEQNLADEQELKAIEQKIQDVIDEAVKFAESSPEPDPSELYRFIFAEDE; translated from the coding sequence ATGGTTCAAGAACGCACGTTACCTACATATAATACTGCCACTACCCAGATCACCAAAGAAGAAGGGTTACGGTTGTACGAGGACATGACATTAGGGCGCTTTTTTGAAGACAAATGCGCTGAAATGTACTACAGGGGCAAAATGTTTGGTTTTGTCCACCTATACAATGGTCAAGAAGCTGTTTCTACTGGTGTAATTCAAGCAATGCGACCAGGAGAAGATTTTGTTTCTAGTACCTACCGCGACCACGTTCATGCTCTCAGCGCAGGAGTACCAGCAAAAGAAGTCATGGCAGAGCTATTTGGCAAAGCTACAGGCTGTAGTAAAGGCCGCGGCGGTTCTATGCACATGTTCTCTAAAGAACATGGTTTACTGGGTGGCTATGCTTTTGTGGCTGAGGGCATTCCTGTTGCAGCAGGTGCAGCTTTTCAAAGTAAATATCGCCGCGAAGTCCTCAAAGATGCCAACGCTGACCAAGTAACCGCTTGCTTTTTTGGTGATGGTGCTGCCAACAACGGTCAATTTTTCGAGACTTTGAATATGGCTGCCCTCTGGAAACTGCCTATTCTTTTCGTCGTAGAAAATAATAAGTGGGCAATTGGCATGTCTCACGAACGGGCAACTTCCCAACCGGAGATTTACAAAAAAGCCAGCGTGTTTAACATGGTCGGCGTAGAAGTAGATGGTATGGATGTATTGGCCGTGCGAGCCGTAGCCCAAGAAGCTGTCGCCCGCGCCCGTGCAGGAGAAGGACCAACATTAATAGAAGCTTTAACCTACCGTTTCCGGGGTCATTCCCTAGCAGACCCAGATGAACTGCGAAGCAAAACTGAAAAAGAATTTTGGTTTTCCCGTGACCCAATTAAGAAACTTGCTGCTTATCTTTTAGAGCAAAATTTAGCAGATGAGCAAGAATTGAAAGCTATTGAGCAAAAAATTCAAGATGTTATTGACGAAGCCGTTAAATTTGCCGAAAGCAGCCCTGAACCTGACCCCAGCGAGTTGTATCGCTTTATATTTGCAGAAGACGAGTAA